In Balaenoptera acutorostrata chromosome 19, mBalAcu1.1, whole genome shotgun sequence, the following proteins share a genomic window:
- the LDHD gene encoding probable D-lactate dehydrogenase, mitochondrial isoform X2 — MASLLRAATWGMFPWRGYCSRRKQGELSEGFVEALKAVVGSPHVSTAAAVREQHGHDESMHRCQPPDAVVWPQNVEQVSRLAALCYGQGVPIIPFGSGTGLEGGVCAVQGGVCVNLTHMDRILELNPEDFSVVVEPGITRKALNTHLRDSGLWFPVDPGADASLCGMVATGASGTNAVRYGTMRDNVLNLEVVLPGGRLLHTAGPGRHFRVQAAVDSTVHILQAAVPVARIEFLDDVMMDACNRHSKLNCCVAPTLFLEFHGSEQALAEQVQRTEEIIRHNGGSHFSWAKEAEERSRLWAARHNAWYAALALRPGCKGYSTDVCVPISRLPEILVQTKEDLQASGLTGTIVGHVGDGNFHCILVVDPEDHEELLRVKAFAEQLVRRALALHGTCTGEHGIGLGKRLLLQEEVGTVGIETMRQLKATLDPRGLMNPGKVL; from the exons ATGGCCAGCCTGCTCCGGGCTGCAACTTGGGGGATGTTCCCCTGGAGGGGCTACTGCTCCAGGAGGAAGCAG GGCGAACTCAGCGAGGGCTTTGTGGAGGCTCTGAAGGCAGTTGTGGGGAGCCCCCATGTGTCTACTGCTGCTGCGGTCCGAGAGCAGCACGGGCACGATGAGTCAATGCACAG GTGCCAACCTCCGGACGCCGTGGTGTGGCCCCAGAATGTGGAGCAGGTCAGCCGGCTGGCAGCCCTGTGCTATGGCCAAGGCGTGCCCATCATCCCGTTCGGCTCGGGCACCGGGCTTGAGGGTGGAGTCTGTGCCGTGCAG GGCGGCGTCTGTGTCAACCTGACCCACATGGACCGAATCCTGGAGCTGAATCCGGAAGACTTCTCTGTGGTGGTGGAGCCCGGCATCACCCGCAAAGCCCTCAACACCCACCTGCGGGACAGCGGCCTCTGGTTCCCTGTGG ACCCCGGTGCAGACGCCTCTCTCTGCGGCATGGTGGCCACCGGCGCCTCGGGCACCAACGCTGTGCGTTACGGCACCATGCGCGACAACGTGCTGAACCTGGAGGTGGTGCTGCCGGGAGGGCGGCTGCTTCACACTGCGGGCCCCGGACGGCACTTCCG CGTCCAGGCGGCCGTGGACAGCACCGTACACATCCTCCAGGCTGCAGTGCCCGTGGCCCGCATTG AGTTCCTGGATGACGTCATGATGGACGCCTGCAACAGGCATAGCAAGCTGAACTGCTGCGTGGCGCCCACGCTCTTCCTCGAGTTCCACGGCTCCGAGCAGGCgctggcagagcaggtgcagcgcACAG AGGAGATCATCCGGCACAACGGAGGCTCTCACTTCTCCTGGGCCAAGGAGGCTGAGGAGCGCAGCCGGCTCTGGGCAGCGCGGCACAACGCCTGGTACGCTGCCCTGGCGCTGCGGCCCGGCTGCAAG GGCTATTCCACCGACGTGTGTGTGCCCATCTCCCGGCTGCCGGAGATCCTGGTGCAGACCAAGGAGGACCTGCAGGCCTCGGGACTCACAG GAACCATCGTTGGGCACGTGGGTGATGGCAATTTCCACTGCATCCTGGTGGTAGACCCGGAGGACCACGAGGAGCTCCTCAGGGTCAAGGCCTTTGCAGAACAGCTGGTCAG GCGAGCACTGGCACTCCATGGCACGTGCACGGGGGAACATGGCATCGGTCTGGGCAAGCGGCTGCTGCTGCAGGAGGAGGTGGGCACAGTGGGCATTGAGACCATGCGGCAGCTCAAGGCCACGCTGGACCCCCGAGGCCTCATGAACCCAGGCAAGGTGCTGTAA
- the LDHD gene encoding probable D-lactate dehydrogenase, mitochondrial isoform X1, translated as MASLLRAATWGMFPWRGYCSRRKQGELSEGFVEALKAVVGSPHVSTAAAVREQHGHDESMHRCQPPDAVVWPQNVEQVSRLAALCYGQGVPIIPFGSGTGLEGGVCAVQGGVCVNLTHMDRILELNPEDFSVVVEPGITRKALNTHLRDSGLWFPVDPGADASLCGMVATGASGTNAVRYGTMRDNVLNLEVVLPGGRLLHTAGPGRHFRKSAAGYNLTGLFVGSEGTLGLITAATLRLHPAPEATVAATCAFPSVQAAVDSTVHILQAAVPVARIEFLDDVMMDACNRHSKLNCCVAPTLFLEFHGSEQALAEQVQRTEEIIRHNGGSHFSWAKEAEERSRLWAARHNAWYAALALRPGCKGYSTDVCVPISRLPEILVQTKEDLQASGLTGTIVGHVGDGNFHCILVVDPEDHEELLRVKAFAEQLVRRALALHGTCTGEHGIGLGKRLLLQEEVGTVGIETMRQLKATLDPRGLMNPGKVL; from the exons ATGGCCAGCCTGCTCCGGGCTGCAACTTGGGGGATGTTCCCCTGGAGGGGCTACTGCTCCAGGAGGAAGCAG GGCGAACTCAGCGAGGGCTTTGTGGAGGCTCTGAAGGCAGTTGTGGGGAGCCCCCATGTGTCTACTGCTGCTGCGGTCCGAGAGCAGCACGGGCACGATGAGTCAATGCACAG GTGCCAACCTCCGGACGCCGTGGTGTGGCCCCAGAATGTGGAGCAGGTCAGCCGGCTGGCAGCCCTGTGCTATGGCCAAGGCGTGCCCATCATCCCGTTCGGCTCGGGCACCGGGCTTGAGGGTGGAGTCTGTGCCGTGCAG GGCGGCGTCTGTGTCAACCTGACCCACATGGACCGAATCCTGGAGCTGAATCCGGAAGACTTCTCTGTGGTGGTGGAGCCCGGCATCACCCGCAAAGCCCTCAACACCCACCTGCGGGACAGCGGCCTCTGGTTCCCTGTGG ACCCCGGTGCAGACGCCTCTCTCTGCGGCATGGTGGCCACCGGCGCCTCGGGCACCAACGCTGTGCGTTACGGCACCATGCGCGACAACGTGCTGAACCTGGAGGTGGTGCTGCCGGGAGGGCGGCTGCTTCACACTGCGGGCCCCGGACGGCACTTCCG GAAGAGCGCAGCTGGCTACAACCTTACCGGGCTGTTTGTGGGCTCCGAGGGGACGCTGGGCCTCATCACGGCCGCCACCCTGCGCCTGCACCCTGCCCCTGAGGCCACGGTGGCCGCCACCTGTGCCTTCCCCAGCGTCCAGGCGGCCGTGGACAGCACCGTACACATCCTCCAGGCTGCAGTGCCCGTGGCCCGCATTG AGTTCCTGGATGACGTCATGATGGACGCCTGCAACAGGCATAGCAAGCTGAACTGCTGCGTGGCGCCCACGCTCTTCCTCGAGTTCCACGGCTCCGAGCAGGCgctggcagagcaggtgcagcgcACAG AGGAGATCATCCGGCACAACGGAGGCTCTCACTTCTCCTGGGCCAAGGAGGCTGAGGAGCGCAGCCGGCTCTGGGCAGCGCGGCACAACGCCTGGTACGCTGCCCTGGCGCTGCGGCCCGGCTGCAAG GGCTATTCCACCGACGTGTGTGTGCCCATCTCCCGGCTGCCGGAGATCCTGGTGCAGACCAAGGAGGACCTGCAGGCCTCGGGACTCACAG GAACCATCGTTGGGCACGTGGGTGATGGCAATTTCCACTGCATCCTGGTGGTAGACCCGGAGGACCACGAGGAGCTCCTCAGGGTCAAGGCCTTTGCAGAACAGCTGGTCAG GCGAGCACTGGCACTCCATGGCACGTGCACGGGGGAACATGGCATCGGTCTGGGCAAGCGGCTGCTGCTGCAGGAGGAGGTGGGCACAGTGGGCATTGAGACCATGCGGCAGCTCAAGGCCACGCTGGACCCCCGAGGCCTCATGAACCCAGGCAAGGTGCTGTAA